A part of Cannabis sativa cultivar Pink pepper isolate KNU-18-1 chromosome 6, ASM2916894v1, whole genome shotgun sequence genomic DNA contains:
- the LOC115724563 gene encoding alpha-humulene synthase: protein MSSQILATSSKNDNIHKIVRPTTNYHPSIWGDRFLHYDIPKEELNYKQGQVEELKEVVRKEIFGELLCDDWNNRLKLIDVVERLGLSYHFESEIQNELQHIYNKISINDTNFKHETLHDASIRFRLLRQHGYRVSLDIFDKFKDENGNFKECLASDTVGLLSLYEASHLSCVGENLLDEALSFTTKHLTEFLENNKKEHPNDDPLSKEISRALERPLRKTLVNLHARYFISIYEKDASHNKVLLQLAKLDFNLLQSMHKKELSEISRWWKELDSAHNFPFARNRIVELYIWILGVYYEPQYSFARNILVKIIALSSIADDIYDSYGIFEEHKLLIEAIDRWDKNCMDKLHPEYLQKYYKILLQSFEEFEQEFEKEETYKVYYGKETFKRLLRGYFEEARWLNEGYMPSLEEHLKVSLVTSGYFMLMACSLVGMKSNNIVTKQVFEWLSKDPKIARASASVCRYMDDVAGHKNEQERNHIPSTIECYMKQYGVSEEEACDEMNRRVVIAWKEINEEFLKPTEAASPILVRALNLARVMDLLYKNGDNYTQVGKVTKDSVAVLLIDPIP from the exons ATGTCGTCTCAAATCTTAGCAACCTCATCCAAAAATGACAATATACATAAAATTGTTCGGCCAACAACAAATTATCATCCTTCTATTTGGGGAGACCGATTTTTGCATTACGATATTCCAAAAGAAGAATTG AATTATAAACAAGGCCAAGTTGAAGAATTGAAAGAAGTGGTAAGAAAGGAGATATTTGGAGAATTATTATGTGATGATTGGAATAATCGATTGAAGTTAATTGATGTGGTAGAACGTTTGGGATTGTCCTATCATTTTGAGAGTGAAATACAAAATGAGCTTCAACACATTTACAACAAAATAAGCATTAATGATACTAATTTCAAACATGAAACTTTGCATGATGCTTCTATTCGGTTTAGACTTCTACGACAACATGGATATAGGGTTTCTTTAG aTATATTTGACAAGTTCAAAGATGAGAATGGCAACTTTAAAGAATGTTTGGCGAGTGACACCGTTGGTTTGCTTAGCTTATATGAGGCCTCACATTTGAGCTGTGTTGGAGAAAATTTACTAGATGAAGCCCTTTCTTTCACTACCAAACACCTAACTGAATTtttggaaaataataaaaaagaacacCCCAATGATGATCCTTTATCAAAGGAAATATCTCGAGCCCTAGAGAGGCCCTTAAGAAAGACCCTAGTGAATCTCCATGCAAGGTATTTCATttcaatatatgaaaaagatgccTCACATAACAAAGTATTGCTACAACTTGCAAAGTTAGATTTCAATCTATTACAATCCATGCACAAAAAGGAGCTTAGTGAAATCTCAag gtGGTGGAAGGAATTAGACAGTGCACACAACTTTCCATTTGCAAGAAATAGGATTGTGGAACTATACATTTGGATATTAGGAGTCTATTATGAACCCCAATACTCTTTTGCAAGAAATATTTTAGTGAAGATCATAGCACTTTCCTCAATCGCTGATGATATTTATGATTCATATGGTATATTTGAAGAACATAAGCTCCTTATTGAAGCAATTGACAG GTGGGACAAAAATTGTATGGATAAACTCCATCCAGAATACTTGCAGAAATATTATAAGATACTTTTGCAATCTTTTGAGGAATTTGAACAAGAGTTTGAAAAGGAGGAAACTTACAAAGTTTACTATGGAAAAGAAACG TTTAAAAGATTATTAAGAGGTTATTTTGAGGAAGCTCGATGGTTGAATGAAGGATACATGCCAAGTTTGGAGGAGCATTTAAAAGTTTCTTTGGTTACTTCTGGTTATTTCATGTTGATGGCTTGCTCTTTAGTTGGAATGAAAAGTAACAATATTGTAACCAAACAAGTTTTCGAGTGGCTCTCCAAAGACCCCAAGATTGCTAGGGCAAGCGCTAGTGTTTGTAGGTACATGGATGACGTGGCTGGTCACAAG AATGAGCAAGAGAGAAATCATATACCATCTACAATAGAATGTTACATGAAGCAATATGGTGTATCAGAAGAAGAAGCATGTGATGAAATGAATAGGCGAGTGGTTATTGCATGGAAAGAAATAAACGAAGAGTTTCTCAAACCAACTGAAGCAGCTTCACCTATATTAGTTCGTGCTCTGAATCTTGCTAGGGTTATGGATCTTCTCTACAAAAATGGTGATAACTATACACAAGTTGGAAAAGTCACTAAAGATAGTGTTGCTGTCTTGCTCATTGATccaattccataa